A single genomic interval of Trichocoleus sp. harbors:
- a CDS encoding Rho termination factor N-terminal domain-containing protein translates to MSGIDSISVGTIEAMTKDHYDEKYTKPDLRRQIKEEIMASDKGGQPGQWSARKSQLLVHEYEKQGGGYKKSEKDEAAKSLEKWGEQDWQTEDGDDRARHGKVTQRYLPKAVWDKLSDAERQEAEQIKEAASRQGVQHVEWTAAVQKAMQEIEQEDTAHDASGQEQTQHELYEEAKRLNISGRSKMNRSELMSAIEAAEPKP, encoded by the coding sequence ATGAGTGGCATTGACAGCATTTCTGTAGGAACGATCGAGGCAATGACAAAAGATCATTACGACGAGAAATATACCAAGCCTGATTTGCGGCGACAGATCAAAGAAGAGATTATGGCATCCGATAAAGGAGGACAGCCAGGACAATGGTCTGCCCGTAAAAGTCAGCTCTTGGTACATGAATATGAAAAGCAGGGGGGCGGCTACAAAAAATCTGAGAAAGATGAGGCAGCAAAGTCTCTCGAAAAATGGGGTGAACAGGACTGGCAAACTGAAGATGGAGACGATCGTGCTCGTCATGGTAAAGTCACCCAGCGATATTTACCGAAAGCGGTTTGGGATAAATTAAGCGACGCCGAAAGACAGGAAGCAGAACAAATCAAAGAAGCAGCTTCTCGCCAAGGAGTGCAGCACGTTGAATGGACTGCGGCAGTTCAAAAAGCAATGCAAGAAATTGAACAAGAAGACACAGCGCATGATGCTTCAGGACAAGAACAAACTCAGCATGAGCTATACGAAGAAGCAAAACGGCTGAACATTTCCGGTCGCAGTAAGATGAATCGATCGGAGTTAATGTCAGCAATTGAGGCAGCAGAGCCAAAACCCTAA
- a CDS encoding AarF/ABC1/UbiB kinase family protein gives MTAILMTTGVREREIIEVLIRYGWDYMRQVLTLGRGDKPDIPAPEILCKILTDLGPVYVKLGQLMSTRPDLLSPRYIEALSHLQSDVPPVDWNEIEIVLRQELPQPLETVFESVSFQAVAAGSIAQTHKAVLKNGQSVAIKLQRPGIEAVVAQDIAVFKRVAFLLSATDFGKRYNVTALAEEFSTSLNQELDFTQEAAYTDELRRNLGKGRWFDPDKIVVPQVYHDLSSKKILVLEWLDGVPILQAKLSGIGFNGDIEAERHAFTIMVFRSFLQQYLVDGFFHADPHPGNLFYLKDGRAGILDCGMMGNLNPRMQSLMVELVLSMLDLDPDRCAQITLQLADPMDPSQPINLARLQQDYDRLLRQYYSLSLSNLNMGEAFGQILEAARMNNLRWPSNIGLLTKSLANLEGAGRKFDPEINIMDEVRPLMADLFRRQLVGNDPIQSALRTALEFKQLSLDSPRQLSFLLNRLASETLKINLSVQDLNAMRRTIDEAANRRSFSTVVGALIIGAAIVASSQQTPYIKLLSNIFFAAASLLGLWLIVTIMRSGRFE, from the coding sequence ATGACTGCGATTTTGATGACGACAGGCGTGCGAGAGCGCGAGATTATTGAAGTTCTGATCCGGTATGGTTGGGACTACATGCGTCAGGTTTTGACCCTGGGCAGAGGCGATAAGCCAGATATTCCCGCCCCCGAAATTCTTTGTAAGATTTTGACTGATTTGGGCCCTGTCTATGTCAAGCTAGGGCAACTGATGAGCACGCGCCCTGATTTGCTTTCGCCTCGCTACATCGAAGCGCTCAGTCATCTACAATCAGACGTCCCTCCGGTTGATTGGAACGAAATCGAGATTGTTCTCCGGCAAGAGCTACCGCAACCGCTTGAGACAGTATTTGAGAGTGTTAGCTTTCAGGCAGTGGCAGCCGGGTCGATCGCTCAAACCCACAAAGCCGTTCTCAAGAATGGTCAGTCTGTCGCCATTAAGCTTCAGCGTCCTGGCATTGAGGCAGTTGTCGCGCAAGACATTGCAGTTTTTAAGCGTGTGGCTTTTCTCCTCTCGGCAACGGACTTTGGCAAGCGCTATAACGTTACAGCTCTGGCAGAAGAGTTCAGTACTTCGCTGAATCAGGAACTCGACTTTACGCAAGAAGCAGCATACACCGATGAACTGCGGCGTAATTTGGGGAAGGGTCGCTGGTTTGACCCGGACAAAATTGTTGTGCCACAGGTATATCACGATTTATCCAGCAAAAAAATTCTGGTGCTGGAATGGCTCGACGGTGTGCCCATTCTACAAGCCAAGCTAAGCGGCATTGGGTTTAATGGAGACATCGAGGCGGAACGTCATGCTTTTACGATCATGGTGTTTCGATCGTTCCTCCAGCAATATCTGGTCGATGGCTTCTTCCACGCCGACCCGCACCCCGGCAATTTGTTTTACCTCAAAGACGGACGCGCCGGAATTCTTGACTGCGGCATGATGGGCAACCTGAATCCCCGGATGCAGTCGCTTATGGTGGAACTGGTGCTGTCGATGCTGGATCTTGACCCCGATCGCTGTGCCCAGATCACGCTTCAGCTGGCAGACCCAATGGATCCCAGCCAGCCGATTAACCTTGCCCGCTTACAGCAAGACTACGATCGTTTGTTGCGCCAATACTATAGCCTCAGTTTGTCGAACCTGAACATGGGTGAAGCCTTCGGTCAAATCTTGGAGGCAGCCAGGATGAACAATCTCCGCTGGCCCAGCAACATTGGTTTGCTGACCAAATCTCTCGCTAACTTGGAGGGAGCCGGACGGAAGTTTGATCCTGAGATCAACATCATGGATGAAGTGCGGCCGTTGATGGCAGATCTGTTTCGTCGCCAGTTGGTTGGCAATGACCCAATACAATCGGCTTTACGGACTGCCCTGGAATTTAAGCAGCTTTCGCTTGATTCACCCCGTCAGTTAAGCTTTCTGCTAAATCGTCTCGCTTCAGAAACCCTTAAAATTAATCTCTCGGTGCAAGATCTGAACGCAATGCGCCGCACGATCGACGAAGCCGCAAACCGTCGTTCCTTCAGTACCGTTGTGGGGGCGCTGATTATTGGAGCCGCGATCGTGGCTAGTAGTCAACAAACTCCATATATAAAACTGTTGAGCAATATTTTCTTTGCGGCTGCCAGTTTGCTGGGGCTGTGGTTGATCGTAACGATTATGCGATCGGGTCGGTTTGAATAA
- a CDS encoding DUF3038 domain-containing protein, which produces MPPTVKPSTAKPVRADLTLAPQPEPSQLDNIKAQLDLVLLALEALAGIGSEEMLQAAADLDLTEVVADRVSLWRLRQSSPLRRGQGRKRLDVDEARSLVLIICHLANQHQELIRRAVTLLEQLAEQNQPPHRVSLLGDYLDKFNNTYQERMEDADNVSVDELTHLALKLLIDLLFYSAPTGSRRLWMALLDRSKP; this is translated from the coding sequence ATGCCTCCCACCGTAAAGCCCTCTACTGCAAAGCCTGTCCGGGCAGACCTAACTCTGGCTCCTCAACCAGAACCGAGTCAACTGGACAACATCAAAGCTCAGCTCGATCTGGTGCTATTGGCACTTGAAGCACTGGCAGGGATCGGCTCTGAGGAAATGCTTCAGGCAGCAGCAGATTTGGACTTGACAGAGGTTGTTGCCGATCGGGTATCTCTCTGGCGATTGCGGCAGTCTAGCCCGCTCCGGCGTGGTCAAGGGCGCAAGCGGTTGGATGTGGATGAGGCTCGATCGCTGGTCTTGATCATCTGTCATCTGGCAAACCAACATCAAGAGCTGATTCGTCGTGCGGTAACCTTGCTGGAACAACTGGCTGAGCAAAACCAGCCACCCCATCGTGTCTCTCTCTTGGGTGATTACCTCGACAAATTTAACAACACCTATCAGGAGCGGATGGAAGATGCTGACAATGTCTCTGTGGATGAATTGACTCATCTGGCACTCAAGCTTTTGATCGATCTGCTGTTTTACAGTGCCCCTACTGGTTCCCGTCGTCTTTGGATGGCACTGCTCGATCGCTCCAAACCGTAG
- a CDS encoding DUF4335 domain-containing protein, whose translation MAQAVLRRYTPPTCTLEIMATGSALSRWTDRAVLKNLRFRLSLDDPTLPEEEQVTVEGDRIELEALCDRIESYVQRLLSRSSDLSPITHLQSATEASSLATVQAIDSPELEAAAVETGIQVQPKSSLSHELHLGTLATEESGETVPLSTLQLFDLANALDEYQAEAVSLPALGRPVWLRSPVGWAGIAAAALLAVGVTGAIAKFVMDVSSPSMQTASVTREAKTSLDQNTTPTPVAIPTPPTNTPPSLSLTPLPPPAPPAGAIQPAPSLPSVAVNQQPVPVAPVPAPPVTIQPAPAPAPAPRVAIVPPAPATSESSRITTTEIPELAAISPESSTAANTAPNTATLRAGNSAADQAPSSTSSPTPASQAGSAPSETAARNTAFDAIPQVAEVRQYFRENWKPPAGLTQTLEYRLVLNADGSLQRIVPLGQAAATYLDRTSMPLMGEAFVSPTENSGNPQIRLVLRPDGNVQTFLEYAR comes from the coding sequence ATGGCTCAAGCGGTTCTACGTCGATATACTCCTCCCACCTGCACTCTGGAGATTATGGCAACGGGATCAGCCTTGTCTCGCTGGACTGATCGGGCAGTGCTGAAGAATTTACGGTTTCGGTTGAGTTTGGATGATCCAACGCTGCCGGAAGAAGAACAGGTAACCGTTGAGGGTGATCGGATTGAGTTAGAAGCCCTTTGCGATCGGATAGAAAGTTACGTGCAGCGGTTACTGAGCCGATCATCTGATTTGTCTCCGATCACGCATCTTCAATCTGCAACGGAAGCTTCTAGCCTCGCTACAGTACAAGCGATCGATTCCCCTGAATTAGAAGCAGCAGCCGTCGAAACCGGAATTCAGGTTCAGCCCAAAAGCTCGCTATCCCATGAGCTTCATTTGGGGACGCTGGCAACGGAGGAATCTGGAGAAACTGTGCCGCTGTCCACGCTGCAATTATTTGATCTGGCAAATGCCCTGGATGAATATCAAGCGGAAGCCGTTAGTTTACCTGCCCTGGGTCGTCCGGTTTGGCTGAGGTCGCCTGTGGGCTGGGCTGGAATTGCAGCTGCGGCTCTCTTGGCAGTTGGTGTCACTGGGGCAATTGCTAAGTTTGTGATGGATGTCTCTAGCCCATCAATGCAAACCGCTTCTGTCACCCGCGAAGCAAAAACTAGCCTGGATCAAAACACTACCCCCACCCCGGTTGCCATTCCCACACCGCCAACCAACACACCTCCCTCGCTCTCTCTCACTCCTCTGCCCCCTCCCGCCCCGCCAGCAGGCGCAATCCAACCTGCTCCAAGCCTCCCATCTGTTGCAGTCAATCAACAGCCTGTTCCTGTTGCGCCCGTTCCTGCTCCGCCTGTCACCATCCAACCTGCTCCGGCTCCTGCTCCGGCTCCCAGAGTGGCGATCGTTCCTCCAGCTCCAGCGACGTCAGAGTCAAGTCGGATCACGACCACAGAAATTCCCGAACTGGCAGCTATCAGCCCTGAGAGCAGCACTGCAGCCAATACTGCACCCAACACTGCAACACTGAGAGCAGGAAATTCGGCGGCAGATCAAGCTCCCTCCAGCACAAGCAGTCCTACGCCAGCATCCCAGGCAGGCAGTGCACCCAGCGAAACCGCTGCTCGGAACACCGCATTTGACGCGATTCCTCAAGTTGCCGAAGTCCGGCAATATTTTCGGGAAAACTGGAAGCCCCCCGCCGGACTCACCCAAACGCTGGAATACCGCCTCGTTCTCAATGCAGATGGCTCCCTCCAGCGCATCGTCCCCCTTGGGCAAGCCGCAGCGACCTATCTCGATCGCACCAGTATGCCTTTGATGGGTGAAGCCTTTGTTTC
- the proC gene encoding pyrroline-5-carboxylate reductase encodes MSIQFGIIGGGVMGEALLSRLLVQGLYESSEVLVSEPQPQRRDFLASQYGVGITSDNQAVVEVAPTLLLAIKPQVFDAVTIALNQRHPNQVILSILAGVPLARLEAAFPGQSVIRAMPNTPATVGAGVTAIAAGQHTQPEHLQLARQVFAAVGEVVEVPESLLDAVTGLSGSGPGYIAVLIEALIDGGVAVGLPRSTATQLALQTVRGTAELLQTTGIHPAELKDRVTSPGGTTIAGIAQLEQAGFRSAVIEAVRAACRRSQELGQ; translated from the coding sequence TTGTCCATTCAATTTGGAATTATTGGCGGCGGGGTAATGGGGGAAGCCTTGTTATCCCGTCTTCTTGTACAGGGGCTTTATGAATCGAGCGAAGTCCTGGTTAGTGAACCGCAGCCGCAGCGGCGAGATTTTTTGGCATCGCAATATGGAGTTGGCATCACGTCTGATAATCAGGCAGTGGTTGAAGTTGCTCCAACGCTGTTACTGGCAATCAAGCCTCAAGTATTTGATGCAGTGACGATCGCGCTAAACCAGCGACATCCTAATCAGGTTATTCTCTCTATCCTGGCGGGCGTACCGCTGGCAAGATTAGAGGCAGCTTTTCCAGGACAGTCTGTAATTCGAGCCATGCCTAATACTCCAGCAACGGTGGGGGCAGGCGTCACTGCAATTGCAGCAGGACAACATACTCAACCAGAACATTTACAACTCGCAAGGCAAGTCTTTGCAGCAGTTGGCGAAGTCGTCGAGGTGCCAGAATCTTTACTGGATGCAGTCACCGGGCTTTCTGGATCAGGCCCCGGATATATCGCTGTTTTGATTGAAGCTTTGATCGATGGTGGAGTGGCTGTGGGTTTACCGCGATCGACTGCAACTCAACTCGCCCTACAAACGGTACGCGGTACAGCCGAACTGCTGCAAACTACAGGGATTCATCCCGCAGAACTGAAAGATCGCGTTACTAGTCCTGGCGGAACGACGATCGCCGGAATTGCCCAATTGGAACAAGCCGGATTTCGCTCTGCTGTGATTGAAGCCGTCCGCGCTGCTTGCCGTCGCTCACAAGAACTGGGGCAATAA
- a CDS encoding inositol monophosphatase family protein has protein sequence MDWNAIVTFAETTTARVGAQLLKEYGQIGAIEKTDGSLVTQADQWADETLRQAIHKAFPDHGVLSEEAEHIFPDNEWCWIIDPIDGTTNFTRGIPLWAISLGLLYRGTPVFGHVYLPNLNHAFHGFWYGSCGLTGPSGAFLNHQPIHTSTAEPAKNQFFSICARSTAVLQQPFPCKIRMLGVASYNLLTVAMGAVLGGVEATPKIWDIAAIWAIVQAAGGAWVPLESELIFPLQVGQNYAKRAYPTLVVSHPDLVPTFLPFVQFLGKA, from the coding sequence ATGGACTGGAACGCGATCGTCACCTTTGCTGAAACCACGACTGCCAGAGTCGGAGCACAACTGCTGAAAGAATATGGACAAATTGGGGCGATCGAAAAAACAGACGGCAGCCTAGTGACGCAAGCCGATCAATGGGCAGATGAAACACTGCGGCAGGCAATCCACAAAGCCTTTCCCGATCATGGTGTCTTAAGCGAAGAAGCAGAACATATTTTTCCTGACAATGAGTGGTGCTGGATTATTGACCCGATCGACGGCACAACCAACTTCACGCGCGGCATTCCGCTCTGGGCAATTTCGCTCGGTCTGCTCTATCGCGGTACACCTGTCTTTGGGCACGTTTACCTGCCGAATCTGAATCATGCCTTCCACGGGTTCTGGTATGGCAGCTGTGGGTTGACAGGTCCGAGTGGAGCATTTTTGAACCATCAGCCCATTCATACCAGTACTGCCGAGCCTGCTAAAAATCAGTTCTTTAGCATTTGTGCCCGCAGTACGGCAGTGTTGCAGCAGCCATTTCCTTGCAAAATCAGGATGCTCGGCGTGGCAAGCTACAATCTGTTGACTGTGGCAATGGGGGCTGTGTTGGGCGGTGTGGAAGCAACTCCAAAGATTTGGGATATTGCCGCAATTTGGGCGATCGTTCAGGCAGCAGGTGGGGCATGGGTGCCGCTGGAATCTGAGCTAATTTTTCCGCTGCAGGTGGGACAAAACTACGCCAAACGCGCTTACCCCACTTTAGTGGTCAGTCATCCGGATCTGGTTCCAACGTTTCTGCCGTTTGTGCAATTTTTGGGAAAAGCTTAA
- a CDS encoding TPM domain-containing protein: MRQLQRQVFKYLPLRSLLMGVAAILLTAQFWILHPAPAAATGVYSMPTLSAGDATWVIDQAGVMSRLTRSEVSDDLAKLAQQTGNEVRFVTIHRLDYGETIESFTNKLFDKWFPTPDAQANQTLLVLDNVTNSTALQTGTAVKAVLSDEAAVSVAQETIMVPLRNGNKYNQAFLDASDRLTAILSGNPDPGPPVVEANIQTEGTFARAEETDDRSATVIVVVLLAAATIIPMATYYIYQAIQS, encoded by the coding sequence ATGAGACAGTTGCAACGTCAGGTTTTTAAGTATTTGCCCTTACGATCGCTTTTGATGGGAGTCGCCGCGATTCTCCTGACGGCTCAGTTCTGGATATTACATCCTGCGCCTGCTGCTGCAACGGGTGTCTATAGTATGCCAACCCTCAGTGCTGGCGATGCAACCTGGGTCATTGATCAGGCAGGAGTGATGAGCCGCCTGACTCGGAGTGAAGTGAGTGATGATCTGGCAAAGCTGGCTCAACAAACGGGAAATGAAGTTCGGTTCGTCACGATTCATCGCCTGGACTATGGTGAAACGATCGAAAGCTTTACGAACAAGCTGTTTGATAAGTGGTTTCCTACCCCTGACGCTCAAGCAAATCAAACGCTTCTGGTGCTAGACAATGTAACAAACAGTACAGCACTTCAAACAGGCACGGCGGTGAAAGCGGTGCTATCGGATGAGGCTGCTGTCAGCGTTGCTCAAGAGACGATTATGGTTCCATTGCGGAACGGCAACAAGTACAATCAGGCATTTCTGGATGCCAGCGATCGGCTCACTGCGATTCTCTCTGGAAACCCCGATCCGGGTCCCCCAGTTGTTGAAGCCAATATCCAAACCGAAGGAACTTTTGCCAGAGCTGAAGAAACGGACGATCGAAGTGCCACGGTTATTGTCGTTGTGCTTCTGGCTGCCGCAACCATCATTCCGATGGCGACCTATTACATTTATCAGGCGATTCAGTCTTAG
- a CDS encoding YggS family pyridoxal phosphate-dependent enzyme, whose amino-acid sequence MTRSLPVNPIAERLLEIRQTLPPTVRLVAVTKQVSVEAMRLAYEAGVRDFGESRIQEAIAKQSELQDLSDITWHLIGHLQSNKAAPALQQFRWIHSLDSLKLAQRLDALAADLAVKPKLCLQVKLLPDPNKYGWTVSELWADLPMLDQCQNLEIVGLMTIPPFGLPTAETLAVFQQTQDLAAQIRQQPWSRIRMEELSMGMSDDYSLAVQAGSTLIRLGRTLFGDRA is encoded by the coding sequence ATGACCCGATCGCTGCCCGTTAACCCAATTGCAGAACGCCTGCTTGAAATTCGTCAGACTTTGCCGCCAACCGTGCGACTTGTTGCTGTCACAAAACAGGTGTCTGTTGAAGCAATGCGGCTTGCCTATGAAGCAGGAGTGCGTGATTTTGGCGAAAGTCGCATTCAAGAAGCCATTGCAAAGCAATCTGAACTCCAAGACCTGTCTGACATCACCTGGCATTTGATCGGACATCTCCAGAGCAATAAAGCAGCACCCGCTTTGCAACAGTTTCGATGGATACATTCGTTAGATAGCTTGAAACTAGCCCAGCGATTGGATGCTCTAGCCGCAGATTTAGCAGTTAAACCTAAACTCTGTCTTCAAGTCAAACTCTTACCCGATCCCAACAAATATGGCTGGACAGTTTCAGAACTTTGGGCAGATTTGCCGATGTTGGATCAGTGCCAGAACCTGGAGATTGTTGGTTTAATGACCATTCCGCCCTTTGGTTTGCCGACCGCAGAAACGCTTGCTGTATTCCAGCAGACCCAAGACCTCGCGGCGCAGATTAGGCAACAGCCCTGGTCAAGGATTCGGATGGAGGAGCTATCGATGGGGATGTCTGATGATTATTCATTAGCAGTTCAAGCGGGATCAACCCTTATCCGATTAGGGCGTACCTTGTTTGGCGATCGAGCTTAG
- a CDS encoding BCD family MFS transporter, whose translation MFRLGLFQMGLGIMSLLTLGVLNRVMIKELAIPATIVAGTIAMNQFVAPVRVWFGQMSDAKPIFGLHRTGYVWVGAALFAIASFLAVQVVWQLGDSLQNLGWTMQTYGWVGLLAFVFALYGVAISCSSTPFAALLVDISEEDNRSKLVGIVWSMLMVGIIIGAIITGKLLSAVNLDTPIEIVRASVNRIFTVVPAAVVGLAILATLGIERKYSRYRFRSRLVDREDQITLGRALRVLTASRQTGLFFVFLLIMSMSLFFQEPVLEPYGGEIFGMSISQTTQLNAFWGLGTLIGLSSTGFLIVPRLGKQSTTRLGCILVALSFGLIILAGFTANPALLQGTVLLFGLASGITTTGALSLMLDLTVAETAGTFIGAWGLSQALARATATVAGGTVLDIGRSLFNNNVLAYSLVFIMPAIGMAVAVWLLSRVDVKEFQTEAKTAIGQILEAELD comes from the coding sequence ATGTTTCGGCTGGGTCTGTTTCAGATGGGACTGGGAATTATGTCGCTCCTGACGCTGGGCGTCTTGAATCGGGTGATGATTAAAGAACTGGCAATTCCTGCCACGATTGTCGCTGGAACCATTGCCATGAATCAGTTTGTTGCTCCGGTGCGGGTCTGGTTTGGGCAAATGTCTGACGCTAAGCCAATTTTCGGGCTGCATCGCACGGGTTATGTTTGGGTAGGGGCTGCTTTATTCGCGATCGCCTCTTTTCTAGCGGTACAAGTTGTCTGGCAGCTGGGCGACAGTTTACAGAACCTGGGCTGGACAATGCAGACCTATGGCTGGGTGGGGCTGCTGGCTTTTGTTTTCGCGCTTTATGGCGTGGCAATTAGCTGTAGCTCAACTCCCTTCGCAGCGCTGCTGGTAGACATCTCCGAGGAAGACAATCGATCGAAGCTGGTGGGCATTGTCTGGTCGATGCTGATGGTGGGCATTATTATCGGGGCAATTATCACCGGAAAGCTGCTGTCAGCCGTGAATCTGGATACGCCGATCGAGATTGTGCGGGCTTCCGTGAATCGGATTTTTACAGTCGTTCCGGCAGCAGTGGTTGGGCTGGCAATTCTGGCAACATTGGGGATTGAGCGCAAATATTCTCGCTATCGGTTCCGTTCTAGATTGGTCGATCGAGAAGATCAAATTACCCTGGGACGTGCATTACGAGTGCTGACTGCCAGCCGTCAGACGGGTTTGTTTTTCGTGTTTTTGCTCATCATGAGCATGAGCCTATTCTTTCAGGAGCCAGTGCTAGAGCCTTACGGCGGCGAAATATTCGGCATGTCCATCTCTCAGACCACCCAACTCAACGCCTTTTGGGGTCTGGGTACGCTCATTGGGCTTAGTTCCACCGGATTTTTGATTGTGCCGCGTCTGGGAAAGCAAAGTACCACACGCCTTGGCTGTATTCTGGTCGCGCTTTCTTTTGGGCTAATTATTCTGGCAGGCTTTACCGCCAATCCAGCTCTCTTACAGGGAACAGTCCTGCTCTTTGGTTTGGCTTCCGGCATCACGACAACAGGCGCACTCAGTCTCATGCTCGACCTCACTGTGGCTGAAACTGCCGGAACCTTTATCGGAGCCTGGGGACTTTCTCAAGCGCTGGCTCGTGCCACTGCGACTGTTGCAGGCGGAACCGTGCTAGATATCGGTCGCTCTTTGTTCAACAATAATGTCCTGGCATATAGTTTAGTCTTTATCATGCCTGCGATCGGCATGGCAGTTGCCGTCTGGCTGCTTAGCCGGGTTGACGTTAAGGAATTCCAGACCGAAGCCAAAACTGCGATTGGTCAAATCCTCGAAGCCGAACTCGACTAG
- a CDS encoding PipX family protein — protein sequence MNTETYLNHPTFGLLFRVSLLQDERELFATLYAQRLFFLVTSSSTGTQFEPVGRSDARILVESRLRELRRTGQHEAYTQLQAIHKQTFQ from the coding sequence ATGAATACTGAAACCTATTTGAATCATCCAACATTCGGTCTGCTGTTTCGAGTTAGCTTGCTGCAAGACGAGCGAGAGCTATTTGCGACACTGTATGCACAACGGCTCTTTTTCCTGGTCACCTCTAGTTCAACTGGCACTCAGTTTGAGCCGGTCGGACGGAGCGATGCCCGAATTTTGGTGGAAAGCCGTTTGAGAGAACTGCGCCGTACAGGACAACATGAGGCGTATACCCAGTTGCAAGCTATTCATAAACAGACCTTTCAATGA
- a CDS encoding cell division protein SepF, protein MNSIFSKLRDFVGMNEPADYEYEYTEVDGEEYQNLYQEEHPQPMPEEEPRRRRIRERLSNEGVGSAMNNVIGMPGATNGMSEVVVMEPRTFEEMPQAIRALRERKSVVLNLSIMDPDQAQRAVDFVAGGTYAIDGHQERIGESIFLFTPNCVQVSTQLGGTGDLTSVQPQMRPSARPMAPTPAWTAEQARMA, encoded by the coding sequence GTGAACAGTATCTTTTCCAAACTCAGAGACTTTGTTGGAATGAACGAACCAGCAGACTATGAGTATGAATACACTGAGGTAGATGGAGAAGAGTATCAAAACCTCTACCAGGAAGAGCATCCTCAGCCGATGCCAGAAGAAGAGCCGAGACGCAGACGAATTCGTGAAAGACTATCGAATGAAGGAGTAGGTTCAGCGATGAATAATGTGATTGGTATGCCTGGAGCAACAAACGGAATGTCTGAAGTTGTGGTGATGGAGCCTCGCACTTTTGAAGAGATGCCCCAGGCAATTCGGGCATTGCGCGAACGGAAGTCTGTCGTGCTCAATCTATCCATCATGGACCCTGATCAGGCTCAACGGGCGGTTGATTTCGTAGCAGGTGGAACCTACGCGATCGATGGGCATCAAGAGCGGATCGGCGAAAGCATTTTTCTATTCACTCCTAACTGTGTTCAAGTCAGCACGCAGCTCGGTGGTACAGGCGATTTGACTTCGGTACAGCCCCAGATGCGTCCTTCGGCTCGTCCAATGGCTCCAACACCCGCATGGACGGCAGAGCAAGCTCGCATGGCATAA
- a CDS encoding DUF4168 domain-containing protein, which produces MQRWFSYCLIAVIMLLTWVMQPIAWAEAAAPSKSAEPPTEQPSIDRLPSTENISSEKLSQFVRAYLQVVKLIDQREGELQGAETKSESLQIQQEVEAEALSLIEATGLTLQEYLQLLSLANLDPEFGDRVAAQLQEIGN; this is translated from the coding sequence ATGCAACGCTGGTTCAGTTATTGCCTGATTGCAGTCATCATGCTCCTTACCTGGGTCATGCAGCCGATCGCTTGGGCAGAAGCTGCTGCTCCGAGCAAATCTGCCGAACCTCCTACAGAACAGCCCTCAATCGATCGACTACCCAGCACCGAAAATATTTCTAGCGAAAAGCTCAGTCAGTTTGTCCGAGCTTACTTACAGGTCGTCAAGCTGATCGACCAACGGGAAGGCGAGCTGCAAGGGGCAGAAACCAAGAGTGAATCGTTGCAAATCCAGCAAGAAGTGGAGGCAGAAGCCCTGAGTTTAATTGAAGCAACCGGGCTAACGCTGCAAGAATATCTGCAACTGCTGAGCTTGGCAAACCTTGATCCGGAGTTTGGCGATCGAGTTGCGGCACAGCTGCAAGAAATAGGCAATTAG